From the genome of Oryza glaberrima chromosome 1, OglaRS2, whole genome shotgun sequence:
GTGCAGTACTTCTCAAGTTGTCGCTGAAAAGCCTTACCTGGAAAGAGAGAAGATGAGATAACAAGTTGCTTCTGAGATTGAAGTCTTGTTTCAGGTTAGCTAAGAGTGCTGATTAAGTGTGTAAGGTTGACAGCTCTCTTCAACCAAGCTGAGTTTCCAGAAAAAGAACCCAATGAGGCAAGGATCTATGGACCATTTGAAACTTGGCAGGACATTTTGCAAGTATAGCACATGCCCTAATATTTTTGTATCTGATCTATTTATTAATTTTAGATAGAGAAAGGACCAAGGATATGCTAAGAGAAAATGTTGGGGCTGTTTGGTTATTTGCCAAATTCAACCCTACCAAAAAGGTTGGCTCTGCCAGAACATTTGCcacttgtttggtttgctaccacaAATTTGGcgataccttttttttttccgttacTAGTCTAACTAATCTTGCCAGCAATCCAAGCAATCATCTTTGccaaaaaataatttgcaaTAGCCAAATCTTGCCAATGGTTGCCATTGTAAAAATGTTAGCAATACTAACAATGGAAGAGAATCAAGTAGGCCCATTAAGGCTGCGTTCTTTTGTAGGGTTCCCTACTCCCCTCTCGTTTTTTATgcacacgttttttaaactgtttaacggtatgtttttttaaaaaaaaattataggaaagttgctttaaaaaattatattaatctattttttaagttagttttagttaatacttaattaatcatgtgctattgtactccgttttccgtgctggAAGAGAATAGAAGGTTTTCAACTAGCACAACGAACACAGACTAAGCCATGCTACTTCATCAAATTATTGCTGTGAATTATTTGCTCTATGCTacttctcaagaaaaaaaaccaccacTTATTCTAAGTCATTTGTTAAGCTTATCTTAAAATATTGTATTATTcctataatcaagtagataatcaAGTAAAAATTTAggtctcatcttttcgtttatacttatacttatcggtcaaaatttaaatttaagctGATTTTAAGGTCTTTttaatcaaagtttattttttagccattgcctttagatcgctaagaacacgtatataaaaattttatttacaaattaatttacgtttacaaatatgccgtttcgcttattcaaAACAATGCCTTTTTTGAATGGGCTCTAACGCCCCTGGCCGAAGGATTTATTTATTGatattcttctctttttcttaaCCGTAAGTCTGTAACCAGCCCAATAATTATGGGCCGTTGTTTGGTCTTTGGGCCGGATCATGATATTGCAGTTATCGGATTTGTACCCGAAAAGGAAAAATCCGCTTCACTCGcctcctttctcctcctccgtcctcGTCCTGGTCTCGCGGACtcgctccctcctcccctccgccatcGCCTCGCTCGCGCAGCAATCCGCGACAAATCCACCAGCCAATCGCGGCATCGCGCCCATCCCTTCCCCTATACTGCAAATCCGCTTCCCCGAGATGGTAATTTCCTTCCGCCAGTCTCTCCTCTCACGATGTTTAATTGCGCGCATCTCTGTTTCTTCGGTCTAGTTATGTCGTTTAGGGTTTATGACCAAGAGCAGATGGTGAAAAATCCGGAGTTCTTGGTCACTCGGCGTGCCATTCCATATCTTTTATGCGTAAtaagacctttttttttatgtttttgtttCCCAAATTTTGCTGTCTGGAAATAATTTCTTGAAAGGGTTGGCTTTGATCGTTTGCTCGTGCAGGAATCCTGTCCTTCGGTGAAGAACATTCTTGTGCTGGATTCCGAAGGGAAGCGCGTGGCGGTGAAGTACTACAGCGATGACTGGCCCTCTTTGTCCTCGAAGCAAGCTTTCGAGAAGTCGGTCTTTGCTAAAACCCAGAAAACGAGCGCTAGAACAGAAGGTGattaaaatatacttttattcTAGTTCTGTTCTGGAAGAATCAAAACaatgtttgtttcttttttttcaaaaaaaaaaaggtgctctGTGCTACTTGTGTAGAGAACAACTGCCTTATCCCTGAGAACATCAATTAGCAATTTAGCATCTCACAATATGGCATTGTTGATTATTGTAAGACTCCTGTGGAATATTCTAGAGGCATACACATATCTTCCAGTTCGAGCATCATTCCATTGTTTGGCTCATCTTCTGTAAACCTGTGGTTTGCTTGTTATGAGATGTTAATTGGTCGATTTCTGAATTTTGGCAGAGTTATCACCAGATTTTGCTGTGGAATACTaaccttatattatagaataaCAGGTTATCTGTTTTTTACTGCTCATGAATTCCGTTGCATTTCTTAAAATTGACTGAAAGATTCAAGTTTCGGAAAAATGAATTTTTGTTCCAACAAATGAAATGATCTCGATGCCTGTGTCATCTGAAATGCCTTATTTTTGGTTGATCATTCATTTTGGGGGATTTTAGAAATATTGCATTGCACATGAGTGTAAAATTTGCATGGTAGGTTGTTTAGTTCAAGTCATCCAACTATATTCATCCagtgatttctttcttttctttcccaaTTTGCAGCTGAGATAGTAATGTTTGACAGTTACTTCGTTGTATACAAGTTCATCCAAGATCTACACTTTTTTGTAACTGGAGGTGATGAAGAGAATGAGCTCATTTTAGCATCTGTTCTTCAGGGCTTCTCTGAAGCTATTGATTACCTTCTCAGGTGTGGACATTTCCTGTGCCGTACACTCCTATCTTTTTTAACATCCATTATAAATGCTTGTCAGTACTGTATACTATTTTAACAACTCTCTTTCTTGTTTTCAGAAACAAAGTGCACAGAAGGGCTGCGCTTGAAAACTTGGATCTTATCTTCTTATGCCTTGACGAAGTTGTTGGTGGAGGGTAATTACTATGTTTGCATTGCAATATGCTAACCTTTGCTTTCCATCAATTGAACAAGCCCAGTTTTGATAACTATCACATTTTTACGTTCATATCAAAGGCAACAGACGAGGTCTTGGGCTTGTATTGCTGAAATGTGAGGTTAGGCACTAGTTGGTTAATGTAAAGAAACTACACTCTGGCCTTGTTTAGGTGATGAGAATTGAGCCAGAATTTTACACAAAATCAGCATTGACAGCTATCAGTTatctataatatttttatagttcATTGTTGGGTATGCTCAGTTCACAGCCAACCAATTTTCAGATAAACATTTGCACAAATGCTATGCTAATGTAGAACATCTACAATCAGGCATATTAAACATTTGACAACCTGTAGTTATTGATTGACGCTACTAATTGTTTCTTCACAATCGGGTTTTGCAGGATTGTTCTGGAAACAGATGCAAAGGCGATTCTTGAAAAGGTATCAGGTCATGGATTGGAAGGATCCGGGTCTCTCACTGAGCAGGTATGGCAAGCCGTCGCATCACCTTAAGTGCAATTGCACAATGAGATGCAATCATGGTGTCGTAATTGCCACCAAACCAACATGAGAAAATTCCCAAGTGAATTAATTCTTTTTTGTACATGCAGAAGTTAAGCAGTGCCCTAGCAACGGCAAGAGAACACTTTGCGAGATCTATTTTCAGCTGATGGCGTGTCATCCTTCAGGTTGACGATGAGCAAGTCTCAGATAGTGTCTCTGTTAGCAGATCAGTACTCCCAGTTTGCAATGTCCTTTGAACATTTGCCACGGGTTAGTGGTAGGTGCAGCTTAACTGGGCGATCATTGTCATCCTAAGAAGGTTGTGGTCGGCACACTTGTTACTCTTGTGGTTTCATGTCGATCTTGGCTGTAATCGAGCACAGTAACCATGTAGCAACATGTTTCTGCTCAAAGACGAGCCAGTTTCCAAATTGTCTTCAGTATACAGCCGCCATGTTTTGACGTAGTACTACATACATTTACTTCGGCCTGGTTTGGAATTTGAATGGTATTCTTTATAGCTAAGTTGCTTAATAATGTTTGACTAATTTCAGAATACTTGCTATCAAAACCGACCAATCATCGAAAGTAACCAAAATTCGCATTACAATTCTATCACCTGTTGGTATGTTTCATCTCATGTCAAGGTAAACAAAAAGAGACAAAAGTAATCAAGCAAAGCGACCAGAATCACGCCGGCAAACTGCTGCCAATCCTGCTCACATACTGGCACAGCTGGTCCCTCagcgcggccgcgccgacgtcggcGACATCGCTGAACTGCTGCCGGTAGCCGTCGTCGTGGTTGTGCGACGGCGGCATGCCGCCCCTCGCCGCGTCCTCGAGGTCGATCATGATGTTGGTGAGCAGGCAGCAGACGTAGATGATCCTCGGCAGCCGGTGCTTGTCCGGCCTCCACAGCTCTCCCTTGAGAACCTGCCACCTCTCCTTCAGCTTGGCCAGAGCACCCTGCACCACCATGATCGTCGCGGCGTGCCGCTTGTTGAAGTCGGCTTTCGCCGGAGATAGATCCTTCTCACGGTATGGAGTCATCAGCCAGGGAAGGAGAGGGTAGCTTGCATCCCCAAGAATGTAGTCTCTGACCACTGACCCAGCTGGCTCTCCTGGAAGCTCCGTTTGTCCGTCCAGCCTCGCGCCTTTCTCGCAGAGCCTGTAGAATCCTGAGGTGCGCAGGATGCACGAGTCATTCAAGCTGCCAGGCCAGCCACTGACAACGTCTCTGAACCTCATGTCGGCATCGACGATGGCCTGCAGGACCATGCTGTTCCTGTTCTCGCCGTCGAGCCAGACATTGCTGTTAGGCTGAGCTGAAGAGCACATGAGGATGTGCGTTGTGTCTATGGCGCCGCAGCAGTTGGGGAGGCCCTGAATCTTTTCAAACTTAGCTTTGACGGTTGCCATCTCCTCAGGAGTAGGCCACTTAAGATGATTGGCAGCACGCTCCTCCAAGGCCTCAATAAACTTCCAAGTGATGTTTGAGATAGCTGAGTGGTTCATCCCGAAGCGGTTCCCTATGCTCAAAAGCGACTCACCGGTGGTCAATCTTAACAGAGCAACACCTACTTGATCTTCCACGCCTAGAATTGCCTTGTCTCCAAACCTGAAATTTCTGAAACTTTGTGTCTTTCTTGTGAAGTCCCCACTAATCAGAGAGCAAAGGTAGTCAAAGGTCTTCCTCGACATCTTGAAGACGGACTCAAAGTTTTGGCAGTCTTTGGAAAATTGTCCTGTGGACATAAGACATAGTCAAAGATCGCAGTGGCGTTAGTCGagcatatataaattatttggCAGGGAACTTGAAAGCATAAAAGGGAAAATTCAGATATATTGAAATTCAAAGAATTCGATTCGTTCTCCTCATATTGAAATTAGAAGGGCAGAGGAAGAAACGGGGTAAACCTTATGATAGCAAATTTAACAGAAGAGGTTCAAATCTAATAGAACATGGTCCACAAGTGTCGAGAACAGAAAAAGAACAATACTAGCAATATCATGAATGAACTGAGCATATTATATGAGAAAAGGTTTAGCTGTTTTGGCAATACAGTGAATATCGattcaaaatttagaagaaTCATCAGTAGAAGGGACACTGCCCTTGTTAAATAGATGACTAGAATGCTATCATTCCTGTATCTACCTTCTTAAATCACTCACACTTGATGCTCAGGTTTGTACTAATTGTTCAAAATGTCACtcttgtcaaaatttgaaaattctaACAATGTCACTTGTCATAAAGGATTGGTAGGCATTCAAAACCAATGTTTTCCAGTGTTTCAGATCATTTCAGCAATCAGGGAAGCTCAGAATAAATATCACTAACGACTTCAAGAATTCAAAAATATATTGTCTATGTTTTTGTAAGAACATGTATGATCAAAATAAGAATACAGCAGCCAGACAAATGGCTATACAAATCTACTTTATTTGTTCAAGCTAAATTGTACTTGTATGGGCTGCTTCACCCAATGATCTCTGAAAGACTCACTTGAACACCATACAGAGAGGCCTAATGAATCTATACTCCTGGATGATCTATCACATTGAATTATAAAACAGTATTTGCTGTGGTACCAGGTACTATAAGATTCAAGAAACTTATCGTGGGAATCCATTTCTCGGAACACATCATTCAACCGACCTACATTTGAGCCACACTAATCATTTTCTGGATTTGCCAGTCAATCTATTGGAACCCAATCCCCTCACGtgtttcctttaaaaaaaaatattaacagcCAATCGGATGATGAAATTGGGGAAACTACCTGTGAACAGATGAGctaattacttaaaaaaaacgcATATGCTACACTTTACAATTCTGGACTGAACAGGCAAAGCAATTCGATGGCAAGTACAGACTAATTGTTCTCCGGGAGATGTTGTTTTCCCCTTAGCAAAATGAAGTTACTTCATAAGTTGCAAAGAGAAAAGAAGTTAGTTCTTGCAATGTCAAGGCATGAACAGTCAACCAACCTATTCTGAATTAGATTGACACGATGGGCAAAAGCCAACAGCACCCGTAAATTTCTAGCCCCAAAATACCATTGCACCAAAGGCTTCATAGATCTGGAttggagaaggaaacaacaaaACCACAGATGGCACAACCAATTCTTCTCCCAAACACGGTCTACTCGATCGATACCCATCAGAGCAACGGCATTCACAAGCTTTTCCTTGCTCATACCCTCGGAGCAATCGACATCCATGGTGGTCTCCAATCCAGAACATCCCCCCCGCCCGAGATGGTTCGCTGCCTCGGAGCACCGTACAATCCCACCACCTCCAAAACAAAGCCCACCGAAACAGCGGATTTGCCACAGTAACCACCCTGATTAAGGAGCACTGCACGGGCGGATTAAGCGACCGCATCGAACAGATACCGCGCAGGCACGAACAGTGCAAATTCAACGGCGGGTCTCCCTGATCTAACCCCGCGGAATCCGCCCGCGAACAATCCCAAGCGCGCGAGGGGGTTAAGCACGCATtactcgccgccgacgagggttACGGTGCGCGGGCGCGAGGTTTACAGCGAGCCAAGGAACCAAGGAACGGGCATGGACATGGTTAAGGACGAGGAGCACAGTGCTCGCAAACAGGGAAgagacgaacgaacgaacggcAAGACGTATACCTGCTGCAAGCCTGCGGGCGAAGCCGTCCCACCAATCCCcgccgggcgccggcgccggcatcgcctgccccgccgccggcaacgccTTCTCCGGCTGCCGCTTCCGCCGCTTGGCTCCCCTCAGTGGTGCCatgacgagacgagacgagagcGACGCGAACGCGAACCccggaaggaggagaagagatcaagaaaagaaaaaaaaaaaacgagcaaACCAGCCAAAGCAAAACTCACCCCCAATGGCTTAGACTTGAAAAGACCCAGTTGTTTTAGTGCCTAAACAaaagcagccgcagcagcagctgttgCCCAGACTATTCTGCTTCCGTTATTTTTCAGGCCCAGAGGCATGCAAGAATCcaacaagttttttttctttttacaaaatgtGAACTCATGTGCTTGTGCAATCTGCACACAGCCTagcctctgtttttttttttgtgtgtgagg
Proteins encoded in this window:
- the LOC127759229 gene encoding protein ALP1-like, whose protein sequence is MAPLRGAKRRKRQPEKALPAAGQAMPAPAPGGDWWDGFARRLAAGQFSKDCQNFESVFKMSRKTFDYLCSLISGDFTRKTQSFRNFRFGDKAILGVEDQVGVALLRLTTGESLLSIGNRFGMNHSAISNITWKFIEALEERAANHLKWPTPEEMATVKAKFEKIQGLPNCCGAIDTTHILMCSSAQPNSNVWLDGENRNSMVLQAIVDADMRFRDVVSGWPGSLNDSCILRTSGFYRLCEKGARLDGQTELPGEPAGSVVRDYILGDASYPLLPWLMTPYREKDLSPAKADFNKRHAATIMVVQGALAKLKERWQVLKGELWRPDKHRLPRIIYVCCLLTNIMIDLEDAARGGMPPSHNHDDGYRQQFSDVADVGAAALRDQLCQYVSRIGSSLPA
- the LOC127759245 gene encoding coatomer subunit zeta-3 is translated as MESCPSVKNILVLDSEGKRVAVKYYSDDWPSLSSKQAFEKSVFAKTQKTSARTEAEIVMFDSYFVVYKFIQDLHFFVTGGDEENELILASVLQGFSEAIDYLLRNKVHRRAALENLDLIFLCLDEVVGGGIVLETDAKAILEKVSGHGLEGSGSLTEQKLSSALATAREHFARSIFS